Genomic window (Candidatus Dormiibacterota bacterium):
TGCGCCGGCCGCTGCTCGACGCGATCGAGCACGACGGCCCGGTGGTCCTGCTGATCGACGAGATCGACCGCGCCGATGACGAGTTCGAGGCATTCCTGCTCGAGTTCCTGTCCGACTTTGCGGTGACGATCCCGGAGCTCGGCACGGTCACCGCCAGCCATCGCCCGGTCGTGGTGCTGACCTCGAACCGGACCCGGGAGCTCCACGACGCGCTCAAGCGGCGCTGCCTCTACCACTGGATCGACTATCCCGAACCTGAGCGCGAGCGGGAGATCGTCCGGTCGCGGATCCCGGGCGTGCCCGACGAGATCGCCGCGCGGGTGGTCGCGGCGGTCGGACGGCTGAGGGAGCACGGCGACCTCTACAAGCTGCCCGGCGTCGGCGAGACTCTGGTCTGGGCCCGGGCGTTGCTGGCGCTCGGTCCGGACGCGGACC
Coding sequences:
- a CDS encoding MoxR family ATPase; translation: RRPLLDAIEHDGPVVLLIDEIDRADDEFEAFLLEFLSDFAVTIPELGTVTASHRPVVVLTSNRTRELHDALKRRCLYHWIDYPEPEREREIVRSRIPGVPDEIAARVVAAVGRLREHGDLYKLPGVGETLVWARALLALGPDADLDETLGAALKVHEDVVRVRDRKVLEGV